A stretch of Chitinophagaceae bacterium DNA encodes these proteins:
- a CDS encoding ATP-dependent Clp protease ATP-binding subunit, with product MDNNFSAQVKEIISYSREEALRLGNDFIGTEHLVLGLIRDGENTAVKILKSLNIDLFELRKEIEIAVKDKTGKNIANINSLPLTKQAEKVIRITVLEAKAQKSAQVESEHLMLSILKNKENIATQILNQFDVDYDVFKNELGFVTSNPPSAEFSDEGEEDFEDEKKYSQQKSQRAGAGNQPKTKTPVLDNFGRDITRLAENGSLDPIVGRENEIERVSQILSRRKKNNPILIGEPGVGKTAIVEGLALRIVQRKVSRVLFDKRVVSLDLAALVAGTKYRGQFEERMKAIMNELEKNRDVILFIDEIHTIVGAGGASGSLDASNIFKPALARGELQCIGASTLDEYRMHIEKDGALDRRFQKVIVDQPSVEETIEILNNIKSKYEDYHNVTYSNDAIEACVKLSDRYMTDRLLPDKAIDVLDEVGARKHIKNINVPEEIIDLEKKIEDIKLEKNKVVKSQRFEEAASLRDTEKRLQEELEAAKNAWEEESKHKRYPIEEEDIAEVVSMMTGIPVKRMVQAETEKLRRMANDLQGAVIGQDEAISKVVKAIQRNRVGLKDPKKPIGTFIFLGPTGVGKTELARALARHMFDSDDALIRIDMSEYMEKFTVSRLIGAPPGYVGYEEGGQLTERVRRKPYSVILLDEIEKAHPDIYNILLQVLDDGQLTDGMGRKVDFKNTLIIMTSNIGARQLKDFGDGVGFATANRMENADENNKAVIEKALKRTFSPEFLNRIDDVVVFNSLSKENIFAIIDILMQGVMKRLSNLGFTMELTEKAKEFIADKGYDSQFGARPLHRAIQKYLEDPLAEEILNMNIKNGDVMVAELDEAAEKIKFTLKEEEKKKEKKSEV from the coding sequence ATGGATAATAATTTTTCAGCCCAGGTAAAAGAAATAATTTCTTACAGCCGGGAAGAAGCGCTCCGGTTGGGAAATGATTTCATCGGCACGGAACACCTGGTTTTGGGATTGATAAGGGACGGAGAGAATACCGCTGTGAAGATCTTAAAATCACTCAACATCGACCTTTTTGAACTCCGCAAGGAAATAGAGATAGCCGTAAAGGACAAGACCGGCAAGAACATCGCAAACATCAACTCCCTTCCCCTCACCAAGCAGGCCGAAAAAGTGATACGCATTACGGTACTGGAAGCCAAGGCACAGAAAAGCGCCCAGGTGGAGAGCGAACACCTGATGCTTTCCATCCTCAAGAACAAAGAGAATATTGCCACACAGATACTGAACCAGTTTGATGTGGACTATGATGTATTTAAAAATGAACTTGGGTTCGTCACCAGCAACCCTCCCTCTGCTGAATTCAGTGATGAAGGAGAAGAGGATTTTGAGGATGAAAAAAAATACAGCCAGCAAAAATCGCAACGTGCCGGTGCCGGCAACCAGCCCAAGACAAAAACGCCCGTACTTGATAATTTCGGTCGTGACATCACCCGCCTTGCCGAGAACGGTTCACTGGATCCCATCGTTGGCCGGGAGAACGAGATCGAACGGGTATCACAGATACTTTCACGCCGCAAGAAAAATAATCCCATACTTATCGGTGAGCCCGGGGTTGGTAAAACAGCCATCGTGGAAGGGCTGGCATTGCGGATCGTGCAGCGGAAGGTTTCCCGTGTATTATTTGATAAAAGAGTGGTTAGTCTTGACCTGGCAGCCCTGGTTGCCGGTACCAAATACCGGGGCCAGTTTGAAGAGCGGATGAAAGCCATCATGAATGAACTGGAGAAGAACCGGGATGTGATATTATTTATTGATGAGATCCATACCATTGTTGGGGCCGGTGGTGCCAGTGGTTCACTGGATGCTTCCAATATTTTCAAACCGGCGCTGGCAAGGGGAGAACTGCAATGCATCGGCGCCTCTACCCTGGATGAGTACCGCATGCACATAGAAAAGGACGGTGCATTGGACAGGCGTTTTCAGAAAGTGATCGTTGACCAGCCTTCGGTGGAAGAGACCATTGAGATACTTAACAACATAAAGAGCAAATACGAAGACTATCACAATGTTACCTACAGTAATGATGCCATTGAGGCTTGTGTGAAACTGAGCGACCGGTATATGACCGACCGCCTCTTGCCCGACAAGGCCATTGACGTGCTGGATGAAGTAGGTGCAAGAAAGCACATCAAGAATATCAATGTGCCGGAAGAGATCATTGACCTGGAGAAAAAGATCGAAGACATAAAACTGGAAAAGAATAAAGTGGTGAAGAGCCAGCGTTTTGAGGAAGCTGCCTCGCTGCGGGATACAGAAAAGCGTTTGCAGGAAGAACTGGAAGCAGCAAAGAATGCCTGGGAGGAAGAAAGCAAACACAAGCGTTACCCGATAGAAGAAGAAGATATTGCCGAAGTGGTTTCGATGATGACCGGGATACCGGTGAAAAGGATGGTACAGGCTGAAACGGAGAAACTCCGCCGCATGGCCAACGATCTTCAGGGTGCTGTGATCGGGCAGGATGAAGCCATTTCAAAAGTGGTGAAAGCCATACAGCGCAACCGGGTAGGATTGAAGGATCCTAAAAAACCGATCGGTACATTCATTTTCCTTGGCCCCACCGGCGTAGGTAAAACCGAATTGGCACGGGCGCTTGCCCGGCATATGTTCGACAGTGATGATGCATTGATACGGATCGATATGAGTGAGTACATGGAGAAGTTCACGGTAAGCAGGCTGATCGGTGCACCTCCGGGCTATGTAGGTTATGAAGAAGGAGGCCAGCTGACCGAACGGGTACGCCGCAAGCCTTATTCTGTTATCCTCCTGGATGAAATAGAAAAAGCACACCCGGATATTTATAATATATTATTACAGGTGCTGGATGATGGCCAGCTTACCGACGGAATGGGCCGTAAGGTTGATTTTAAGAACACACTCATCATCATGACCTCCAATATCGGGGCCCGCCAGTTGAAGGACTTTGGGGACGGAGTGGGTTTTGCTACTGCCAACCGGATGGAAAATGCAGACGAGAACAATAAAGCAGTGATCGAAAAGGCCCTGAAGCGTACCTTCAGTCCCGAGTTTTTGAACCGGATCGATGACGTGGTGGTATTTAACTCACTCAGCAAGGAAAATATCTTTGCCATCATTGATATACTGATGCAGGGGGTAATGAAGCGTTTGTCGAACCTTGGATTTACCATGGAACTGACCGAAAAGGCCAAGGAATTCATAGCAGACAAGGGGTATGACTCCCAGTTTGGTGCAAGGCCGCTTCACAGGGCCATTCAAAAATACCTGGAAGATCCTTTGGCAGAAGAGATCCTGAACATGAATATCAAGAACGGCGATGTAATGGTTGCCGAGCTGGATGAAGCCGCCGAAAAGATCAAATTCACCCTTAAAGAGGAAGAAAAAAAGAAGGAGAAAAAGTCCGAGGTATAA